A portion of the Streptomyces sp. NBC_00376 genome contains these proteins:
- the sufD gene encoding Fe-S cluster assembly protein SufD, with translation MAEAQNIPAGSTTTGSIAVAAESTVATRMSAPPSFDVADFPVPHGREEEWRFTPLERLRGLHDGTAVATGGGVKVAIEAPEGVTVETVGRDDSRLGRAGTPVDRVAAQAYTSFEQASVVTVAKEAVLTEPIRIAVHGEGGVAYGQQVVELGAFAEAVVVIDHTGDAVLAANVDYVLGDGAKLTVVSVQDWDETAVHVGQHNALVGRDASFKSIVVTFGGDLVRLHPRVSYAGTGGEAELFGLYFTDKGQHQEHRLLVDHNTPHCKSNAAYKGALQGEGAHAVWIGDVLIQAKAEGTDTYEMNRNLVLTDGARVDSVPNLEIETGEIVGAGHASATGRFDDEQLFYLMSRGIDAEEARRLVVRGFFAELVQQIGLPDVEARLLEKIEAELKASV, from the coding sequence ATGGCTGAGGCTCAGAACATCCCGGCGGGCTCCACCACCACCGGATCCATCGCGGTGGCCGCCGAGTCGACCGTCGCCACGCGCATGAGCGCGCCCCCGTCCTTCGACGTCGCGGACTTCCCGGTCCCGCACGGCCGCGAGGAGGAGTGGCGGTTCACGCCGCTGGAGCGGCTGCGCGGGCTGCACGACGGCACGGCCGTCGCCACCGGCGGCGGTGTGAAGGTGGCGATCGAGGCCCCCGAGGGCGTCACCGTCGAGACCGTCGGCCGTGACGACTCCCGGCTCGGCAGGGCCGGCACCCCGGTGGACCGCGTCGCCGCCCAGGCGTACACGTCCTTCGAGCAGGCGTCCGTCGTCACGGTCGCCAAGGAGGCCGTGCTCACCGAGCCGATCCGCATCGCGGTGCACGGCGAGGGCGGCGTGGCCTACGGCCAACAGGTCGTCGAGCTGGGCGCCTTCGCCGAGGCCGTCGTCGTCATCGACCACACCGGTGACGCGGTGCTCGCCGCCAACGTGGACTACGTCCTCGGTGACGGCGCGAAGCTCACCGTCGTCTCCGTGCAGGACTGGGACGAGACCGCGGTCCACGTCGGCCAGCACAACGCGCTGGTCGGCCGGGACGCCTCGTTCAAGTCGATCGTCGTCACCTTCGGCGGTGACCTCGTCCGCCTCCACCCGCGCGTCAGCTACGCGGGCACCGGCGGCGAGGCCGAGCTCTTCGGTCTGTACTTCACCGACAAGGGCCAGCACCAGGAGCACCGCCTCCTGGTCGACCACAACACCCCGCACTGCAAGTCCAACGCCGCCTACAAGGGCGCGCTCCAGGGCGAAGGCGCACACGCCGTGTGGATCGGAGACGTCCTCATCCAGGCCAAGGCCGAGGGCACCGACACCTACGAGATGAACCGCAACCTCGTCCTCACGGACGGCGCGCGGGTCGACTCCGTGCCGAACCTGGAGATCGAGACCGGCGAGATCGTCGGCGCCGGCCACGCCTCGGCGACCGGCCGCTTCGACGACGAGCAGCTCTTCTACCTGATGTCCCGGGGCATCGACGCCGAGGAGGCCCGTCGCCTCGTCGTGCGCGGGTTCTTCGCCGAGCTCGTCCAGCAGATCGGTCTGCCGGACGTAGAGGCGCGGCTGCTGGAGAAGATCGAGGCCGAGCTGAAGGCTTCCGTCTGA
- a CDS encoding bifunctional 3-phenylpropionate/cinnamic acid dioxygenase ferredoxin subunit, giving the protein MAFVKACALSELEDDTPKRVELDGVPVSVVRTEGEVFAINDICSHANVSLSEGEVEDCSIECWLHGSSFDLRTGKPSGLPATRPVPVYPVKIEGDDVLVSVTQES; this is encoded by the coding sequence ATGGCCTTCGTCAAAGCCTGTGCGCTGAGTGAGCTGGAGGACGACACCCCCAAGCGGGTGGAGCTCGACGGCGTCCCGGTGTCCGTCGTCCGTACCGAGGGCGAGGTGTTCGCGATCAACGACATCTGCTCGCACGCGAACGTGTCCCTGTCCGAGGGCGAGGTCGAGGACTGCTCGATCGAGTGCTGGCTGCACGGCTCCAGCTTCGACCTGCGCACCGGCAAGCCGTCCGGCCTTCCCGCGACGCGCCCCGTCCCCGTATACCCCGTCAAGATCGAAGGGGACGATGTGCTCGTCTCCGTCACCCAGGAGTCCTGA
- a CDS encoding TetR/AcrR family transcriptional regulator, protein MVRRYDPERRDRIIDAAIRVVGAKGIAGLSHRSVAAEADVPLGSTTYHFASLDELLIAALRRSNENFAEVMRESEALADPAADLAEELARLLGEYFSGGRGRAELEYELYLAALRRPALRPVAAEWTDGTAELLSGRTDPVTARALIALMDGICLQVLLTGGEYDEAYAREMLRRIAG, encoded by the coding sequence ATGGTGCGCCGTTACGACCCCGAGCGGCGCGACCGCATCATCGATGCCGCGATCAGGGTGGTCGGCGCCAAGGGCATCGCTGGGCTGAGCCACCGCTCCGTCGCCGCCGAGGCGGATGTGCCGCTCGGCTCGACGACGTATCACTTCGCCTCGCTGGACGAGCTGTTGATCGCCGCGCTGCGCCGGTCGAACGAGAACTTCGCCGAGGTCATGCGGGAGAGCGAGGCGCTGGCCGATCCGGCGGCCGATCTCGCCGAGGAGCTGGCCCGGCTGCTGGGGGAGTACTTCTCCGGCGGGCGCGGGAGGGCCGAGCTGGAGTACGAGCTGTATCTAGCCGCGCTCCGCAGGCCCGCGCTGCGGCCCGTCGCCGCCGAGTGGACCGACGGCACCGCCGAGCTGCTGTCCGGGCGCACCGATCCGGTCACCGCGCGGGCGCTGATCGCGCTGATGGACGGGATCTGCCTGCAGGTGCTGCTCACCGGCGGCGAGTACGACGAAGCGTACGCGCGGGAGATGCTGCGGCGGATCGCCGGTTGA
- a CDS encoding cysteine desulfurase → MTQLPGLLDTEAIRKDFPLLDRTVHDGKKIVYLDSAATSQKPRQVLDALNEYYERHNANVHRGVYTIAEEATALYEGARDKVAAFINAPSRNEVIFTKNASESLNLVANMLGWADEPYRVDHDTEIVTTEMEHHSNIVPWQLLSQRTGAKLKWFGITDDGRLDLSNIEEIITEKTKIVSFTLVSNIMGTINPVEKIIRRAQQVGALVCIDASQAAPHMVLDVQALQADFVAFTGHKMVGPTGIGVLWGRQELLEDLPPFLGGGEMIETVSMHSSTYAPAPHKFEAGTPPIAQAVGLGAAVDYLSAIGMENIYRHEHAITEYAVKRLLEVPDLRIIGPATAEDRGATISFTLGDIHPHDVGQVLDEQGIAVRVGHHCARPVCLRYGIPATTRASFYLYSTPAEVDALVDGLEHVRNFFG, encoded by the coding sequence GTGACACAGCTGCCGGGCCTCCTCGACACCGAGGCGATCCGCAAGGACTTCCCCCTGCTGGATCGTACGGTCCATGACGGGAAGAAGATCGTTTACCTGGACAGCGCTGCGACCTCGCAGAAGCCGCGCCAGGTGCTCGACGCCCTCAACGAGTACTACGAGCGGCACAACGCCAATGTGCACCGCGGTGTGTACACGATCGCGGAGGAGGCCACGGCGCTGTACGAAGGCGCCCGTGACAAGGTCGCCGCGTTCATCAACGCACCCAGCCGCAACGAGGTGATCTTCACCAAGAACGCCTCCGAGTCGCTCAACCTCGTGGCCAACATGCTCGGCTGGGCCGACGAGCCCTACCGGGTGGACCACGACACCGAGATCGTCACCACGGAGATGGAGCACCACTCCAACATCGTGCCGTGGCAGCTGCTCTCGCAGCGCACGGGCGCGAAGCTGAAGTGGTTCGGCATCACCGACGACGGCCGCCTCGACCTGTCCAACATCGAGGAGATCATCACGGAGAAGACGAAGATCGTCTCCTTCACCCTGGTCTCCAACATCATGGGCACCATCAACCCGGTCGAGAAGATCATCCGCCGGGCCCAGCAGGTCGGCGCGCTGGTCTGCATCGACGCCTCGCAGGCCGCCCCGCACATGGTGCTGGACGTGCAGGCGCTGCAGGCCGACTTCGTGGCCTTCACCGGTCACAAGATGGTCGGCCCGACCGGCATCGGTGTGCTCTGGGGACGGCAGGAGCTCCTGGAGGACCTGCCGCCGTTCCTCGGCGGCGGCGAGATGATCGAGACCGTGTCGATGCACTCGTCGACGTACGCCCCCGCGCCGCACAAGTTCGAGGCCGGTACGCCCCCGATCGCCCAGGCCGTCGGCCTCGGCGCGGCCGTGGACTACCTCTCGGCCATCGGCATGGAGAACATCTACCGCCACGAGCACGCGATCACCGAGTACGCGGTGAAGCGGCTCCTGGAGGTCCCGGACCTGCGGATCATCGGCCCGGCGACGGCCGAGGACCGCGGCGCCACGATCTCCTTCACGCTCGGCGACATCCACCCGCACGACGTGGGTCAGGTGCTCGACGAGCAGGGCATCGCGGTCCGGGTCGGACACCACTGCGCACGGCCGGTCTGCCTGCGGTACGGAATTCCTGCGACCACGCGAGCGTCGTTCTATCTGTACTCCACGCCCGCCGAGGTCGACGCCCTGGTGGACGGTCTGGAGCACGTACGGAACTTTTTCGGATAA
- the sufU gene encoding Fe-S cluster assembly sulfur transfer protein SufU — protein sequence MKLDSMYQEVILDHYKHPHGRGLRDGDAEVHHVNPTCGDEITLRVKYDGETIADVSYEGQGCSISQASASVLNDLLVGKELGQAQKIQETFLELMQSKGQLEPDDAMEEVLEDAVAFAGVSKYPARVKCALLSWMAWKDATAKALSEGKTA from the coding sequence GTGAAGCTTGATTCCATGTACCAGGAAGTGATCCTGGACCACTACAAGCACCCCCACGGGCGCGGCCTGCGGGACGGCGACGCCGAGGTGCACCACGTCAACCCGACGTGTGGCGACGAGATCACTCTCCGGGTGAAGTACGACGGCGAGACCATCGCCGATGTGTCGTACGAGGGTCAGGGCTGCTCCATCAGCCAGGCCAGCGCCTCCGTGCTGAACGACCTGCTGGTCGGCAAGGAGCTGGGCCAGGCGCAGAAGATCCAGGAGACCTTCCTGGAGCTGATGCAGTCGAAGGGCCAGCTGGAGCCGGACGACGCGATGGAGGAGGTGCTGGAGGACGCGGTCGCGTTCGCCGGCGTCTCGAAGTACCCGGCCCGCGTGAAGTGCGCGCTGCTGAGCTGGATGGCATGGAAGGACGCGACGGCCAAAGCGCTGTCCGAAGGGAAGACGGCATGA
- the sufC gene encoding Fe-S cluster assembly ATPase SufC: MATLEIRDLHVSVEADNATKEILKGVDLTVKQGETHAIMGPNGSGKSTLAYSLAGHPKYTITSGSVTLDGEDVLEMTVDERARAGLFLAMQYPVEIPGVSVSNFLRTSATAVRGEAPKLRTWVKEVKETMGRLQMDPAFAERNVNEGFSGGEKKRHEILQLELLKPKVAILDETDSGLDVDALRIVSEGVNRVRETGEVGTLLITHYTRILRYIKPDFVHVFANGRIAESGGAELADKLENEGYEAYVKGGASA; the protein is encoded by the coding sequence ATGGCAACGCTTGAAATCCGCGACCTGCACGTCTCCGTCGAGGCCGACAACGCCACGAAGGAGATCCTCAAGGGCGTCGACCTGACCGTGAAGCAGGGCGAGACCCACGCCATCATGGGCCCCAACGGGTCCGGCAAGTCCACCCTCGCGTACTCCCTCGCGGGTCACCCCAAGTACACGATCACCAGCGGTTCGGTGACCCTGGACGGCGAGGACGTCCTGGAGATGACCGTCGACGAGCGGGCCCGCGCCGGCCTGTTCCTCGCGATGCAGTACCCGGTCGAGATCCCCGGTGTCTCGGTCTCCAACTTCCTCCGCACCTCCGCCACCGCCGTCCGCGGCGAGGCGCCCAAGCTGCGCACCTGGGTGAAGGAGGTCAAGGAGACGATGGGCCGGCTCCAGATGGACCCGGCGTTCGCCGAGCGCAACGTCAACGAGGGCTTCTCCGGCGGTGAGAAGAAGCGCCACGAGATCCTTCAGCTGGAGCTCCTCAAGCCGAAGGTCGCGATCCTCGACGAGACCGACTCCGGTCTGGACGTCGACGCCCTGCGCATCGTCTCCGAGGGCGTCAACCGGGTCCGCGAGACCGGCGAGGTCGGCACCCTGCTGATCACGCACTACACGCGGATCCTCCGCTACATCAAGCCCGACTTCGTGCACGTCTTCGCCAACGGCCGCATTGCCGAGTCCGGCGGCGCCGAGCTCGCCGACAAGCTGGAGAACGAGGGCTACGAGGCATATGTGAAGGGTGGCGCTTCCGCGTGA
- a CDS encoding winged helix-turn-helix transcriptional regulator, producing the protein MPQRTSLADADCAIAQALDVVGDWWTLLIVRDTARGVHRFDALQQELGVSRKVLTERLRLLVDAGVLSRQPYQDRPPRYEYRLTPRGRALLPVLIALQDWGDTWVLGEGEMMATTAEASKEAARVHALVGTRLPELRLPDLDGAPRDPVAGTPYTVLYFFPGAYARRDAYPPGWAEIPGASGCTLESCTYRDQLAGFTAAGATVQGVSTQRPDEQRAFADAERLRFPLLSDAELELTAALRLPTFRAGGISRLKRLTLVVDRDRTVREALYPITDIEASVRAALAAVRNGGPSGA; encoded by the coding sequence ATGCCCCAGCGCACCAGCCTGGCCGACGCCGACTGCGCGATCGCCCAGGCGCTCGATGTCGTGGGCGACTGGTGGACCCTGCTGATCGTGCGGGACACGGCGCGCGGGGTGCACCGCTTCGACGCGCTCCAGCAGGAGCTGGGCGTGTCCCGCAAGGTGCTGACCGAGCGGCTGCGGCTGCTGGTCGACGCGGGCGTGCTCTCCCGACAGCCGTACCAGGACCGGCCACCCCGGTACGAGTACCGCCTCACCCCGCGTGGACGCGCGCTGCTGCCCGTACTGATCGCGCTCCAGGACTGGGGCGACACCTGGGTACTGGGAGAAGGGGAAATGATGGCGACGACCGCGGAGGCCTCGAAGGAGGCGGCCCGGGTGCACGCCCTGGTGGGCACCCGCCTGCCCGAGCTGCGGCTGCCGGACCTCGACGGCGCGCCGCGCGACCCGGTCGCCGGCACCCCGTACACCGTCCTGTACTTCTTCCCCGGCGCCTACGCCCGCCGGGACGCCTATCCGCCGGGCTGGGCCGAGATCCCGGGCGCGAGCGGCTGCACACTCGAATCGTGCACGTACCGCGACCAGTTGGCCGGGTTCACCGCGGCGGGCGCGACCGTGCAGGGGGTCTCCACCCAGCGCCCGGACGAGCAACGGGCCTTCGCGGACGCGGAGCGGCTGCGGTTCCCGCTGCTGTCCGACGCGGAGCTGGAGCTGACGGCGGCACTGCGCCTGCCCACCTTCCGCGCGGGCGGCATCAGCCGGCTGAAGCGGCTGACGCTGGTGGTGGACCGCGACCGGACGGTCCGCGAGGCGCTGTATCCGATCACCGACATCGAGGCGAGCGTCCGGGCGGCCCTGGCGGCGGTACGGAACGGGGGCCCGTCCGGCGCGTGA
- the dapD gene encoding 2,3,4,5-tetrahydropyridine-2,6-dicarboxylate N-succinyltransferase → MTDTTPARTTGAVAAGLATIAGDGSVLDTWFPAPELTAEPGPAGTERLTPDQAVNLLGEGAGKAIGVDARRGVEVVAVRTVIASLDDKPLDAHDAYLRLHLLSHRLVQPHGQNLDGLFGLLTNVAWTSLGPVAVDDVERVRLNARAEGLHLQVTSVDKFPRMTDYVAPKGVRIADADRVRLGAHLAAGTTVMHEGFVNFNAGTLGTSMVEGRISAGVVVGNGSDIGGGASTMGTLSGGGKERIVIGERCLIGAEAGVGIALGDECVVEAGLYVTAGTRITLPDGQIVKARELSGASNILFRRNSVTGAVEARPNNAVWDGLNDVLHSHN, encoded by the coding sequence ATGACCGACACGACTCCTGCTCGCACCACCGGCGCCGTCGCCGCCGGCCTCGCCACCATCGCCGGCGACGGTTCCGTTCTCGACACCTGGTTCCCCGCCCCCGAGCTCACCGCCGAGCCGGGCCCGGCCGGAACCGAACGGCTCACCCCCGACCAGGCCGTCAACCTCCTCGGTGAGGGCGCCGGCAAGGCCATCGGCGTGGACGCCCGCCGCGGTGTCGAGGTCGTCGCCGTACGTACGGTCATCGCCTCGCTCGACGACAAGCCGCTGGACGCCCACGACGCGTACCTGCGCCTGCACCTCCTCTCGCACCGCCTCGTCCAGCCGCACGGCCAGAACCTGGACGGGCTTTTCGGCCTCCTCACCAACGTCGCCTGGACCTCGCTCGGCCCGGTCGCCGTCGACGACGTGGAGAGGGTGCGGCTGAACGCCCGCGCCGAGGGCCTGCACCTCCAGGTCACCTCGGTCGACAAGTTCCCCCGGATGACGGACTACGTCGCTCCGAAGGGCGTCCGGATCGCCGACGCCGACCGGGTCAGGCTCGGCGCGCACCTCGCCGCCGGCACGACCGTCATGCACGAGGGCTTCGTCAACTTCAACGCCGGCACCCTCGGGACGTCGATGGTCGAGGGCCGCATCTCCGCCGGTGTCGTCGTCGGCAACGGCTCCGACATCGGAGGGGGCGCCTCCACCATGGGCACCCTCTCCGGCGGTGGCAAGGAGCGCATCGTCATCGGCGAGCGCTGCCTGATCGGCGCCGAGGCCGGTGTCGGGATCGCGCTCGGCGACGAGTGCGTCGTCGAGGCCGGGCTCTACGTCACGGCCGGTACCCGCATCACGCTGCCGGACGGCCAGATCGTCAAGGCCCGTGAGCTCTCCGGCGCCTCGAACATCCTCTTCCGCCGCAACTCGGTCACCGGCGCCGTCGAGGCCCGCCCGAACAACGCGGTCTGGGACGGCCTCAACGACGTCCTGCACAGCCACAACTGA
- a CDS encoding metal-sulfur cluster assembly factor, with protein sequence MSDHGTPEVLTTKPASEEEVREALYDVVDPELGIDVVNLGLIYGIHIDDANIATLDMTLTSAACPLTDVIEDQAKSATEGIVNELRINWVWMPPWGPDKITDDGREQLRALGFNV encoded by the coding sequence ATGAGCGATCACGGTACGCCGGAAGTACTGACCACCAAGCCGGCCTCCGAGGAGGAGGTCCGTGAGGCGCTGTACGACGTCGTCGACCCCGAGCTGGGCATCGACGTCGTCAACCTGGGCCTGATCTACGGCATCCACATCGACGACGCCAACATCGCCACCCTCGACATGACGCTGACGTCCGCGGCCTGCCCGCTGACCGATGTCATCGAGGACCAGGCGAAGTCCGCGACCGAGGGCATCGTCAACGAACTGCGGATCAACTGGGTCTGGATGCCGCCGTGGGGCCCGGACAAGATCACGGACGACGGGCGCGAGCAGCTGCGGGCCCTGGGCTTCAACGTCTGA
- a CDS encoding MFS transporter, which produces MSFFGVVRDVPRTVRLLAFGSFLNGVVSFTFIYLFVYLTGPRGLSVPQAGVVAGIGGIGLVAGNFTGGWFGDHYGHRRMLLTGALVSGAALAALPVLPVAAMYGVLPLAQYAAGVVRAANSALVAVSVPEGGRRQSFALVRAAGNAAFAVGPPLGALIAAHFSYGWLFVADGLGTLLFAGYAAAVLPAHGTAHARPDRDPGAPGLWRELRARPAVLVLLAAILCVDLVYRQQYSTLPVFLAEHGHGDQFYGWLLAVNGGLILLLELPAAHVLRRRAPLSIVGTGLLLVGLGYTVLIPGAGALFAVTMMASLTAGEILYKTTATAYVADQAPDHAQGRFQSLYAGASISGQVLAPPLGGALYAHAPGLLWPACAVLACGAGAAVLAARRLRGPVREAAVVPVPERQTQPG; this is translated from the coding sequence ATGAGCTTTTTCGGGGTCGTGCGGGACGTGCCGCGCACCGTGCGGCTGCTGGCCTTCGGTTCCTTTCTCAACGGGGTCGTCAGCTTCACCTTCATCTACCTCTTCGTCTATCTGACCGGCCCGCGCGGGCTGAGCGTCCCGCAGGCCGGAGTCGTCGCGGGCATCGGCGGTATCGGCCTGGTCGCGGGGAACTTCACCGGCGGCTGGTTCGGCGACCACTACGGCCACCGCCGGATGCTGCTGACCGGCGCCCTGGTCAGCGGGGCGGCGCTGGCCGCCCTGCCGGTCCTCCCGGTCGCGGCGATGTACGGGGTGCTGCCGCTCGCGCAGTACGCGGCGGGCGTCGTGCGCGCCGCCAACTCCGCGCTCGTCGCGGTCTCCGTCCCCGAGGGCGGCAGGCGCCAGAGCTTCGCCCTGGTTCGGGCCGCGGGCAACGCCGCGTTCGCCGTCGGCCCGCCGCTCGGCGCGCTGATCGCCGCCCACTTCTCGTACGGCTGGCTGTTCGTCGCCGACGGACTCGGGACCCTGCTCTTCGCCGGGTACGCGGCGGCGGTGCTCCCCGCACACGGCACCGCGCACGCCCGGCCGGACCGTGACCCCGGCGCGCCGGGCCTCTGGCGGGAGCTGCGGGCCAGGCCCGCCGTGCTGGTCCTGCTCGCCGCGATCCTCTGCGTCGACCTCGTCTACCGGCAGCAGTACTCGACCCTGCCCGTCTTCCTCGCCGAACACGGCCACGGCGACCAGTTCTACGGCTGGCTGCTGGCCGTCAACGGCGGGCTCATCCTCCTGCTGGAACTCCCCGCCGCCCACGTGCTGCGCCGCCGGGCGCCGCTGTCCATCGTGGGCACCGGGCTGCTGCTGGTGGGGCTGGGCTACACGGTGCTGATCCCCGGCGCCGGAGCGCTGTTCGCCGTCACCATGATGGCGTCGCTGACCGCCGGCGAGATCCTCTACAAGACCACCGCGACGGCGTACGTCGCCGACCAGGCCCCGGACCACGCGCAGGGCCGCTTCCAGAGCCTGTACGCGGGTGCCTCCATCAGCGGCCAGGTACTGGCGCCGCCGCTCGGCGGTGCGCTCTACGCCCACGCGCCCGGACTGCTCTGGCCCGCCTGCGCGGTGCTGGCCTGCGGCGCGGGGGCGGCGGTGCTGGCGGCGCGGCGGCTGCGGGGACCGGTGCGCGAGGCGGCCGTCGTACCGGTGCCCGAACGGCAGACACAGCCCGGCTGA
- a CDS encoding DUF3616 domain-containing protein, producing MLHQLSLPDRRMAAAAGGVLLLAALGINAPAHAASYGTPTIAFSASYLSGAVGASGDPVVTVTVAQSGADASALGVAASASSKASVAGTGDVTVTGTGATRRLSVAAHERGYTDLTIKVTGLGGKTATRTLHYAASAAVRNAADTRYLTGSSDASAAVDVGGGYMVVADDESNTLRLYDRSSSGAPVKSWDVGPELGADKEVDIEGAARVGDTIYWTGSLGNNKDGEYKSDRNTVFTTTVTGSGAATALTVGGRYGKLRDDLVAWDKANGNRLGFAAGTADGEVPKQIDGFNIEGLEFAPGSTTTAYLGFRAPLVPPKAGGKALIVPVTNFDEVAGSGAKAVMGAPIELDLGGLSIRDIRKNAADQYLIVAGSWAADGNSDPYALYAWDGIASHAPVKRADLPTADAGGWEAVVDVPDLTVPGARTQLITDAGSADLYGDGTEAKDLDHAEWKKSRAVRFTVGG from the coding sequence GTGCTGCATCAGCTTTCGCTCCCCGACCGCAGGATGGCCGCCGCCGCGGGCGGAGTGCTCCTGCTGGCCGCGCTGGGGATCAACGCCCCCGCGCACGCCGCGAGTTACGGAACGCCGACGATCGCCTTCTCGGCCTCCTACCTCTCCGGTGCCGTCGGTGCGAGCGGCGACCCCGTGGTCACCGTCACCGTCGCGCAGAGCGGGGCCGACGCGAGCGCGCTCGGCGTGGCGGCTTCCGCCAGCTCCAAGGCGTCCGTCGCCGGGACCGGGGACGTGACCGTGACCGGTACGGGCGCCACCCGGCGGCTCTCCGTCGCCGCGCACGAGCGCGGCTACACCGACCTCACGATCAAGGTCACCGGACTCGGCGGAAAGACCGCCACCAGGACGCTGCACTACGCCGCCTCCGCCGCCGTGCGGAACGCCGCCGACACCCGCTACCTCACCGGCTCCTCGGACGCCTCGGCAGCCGTCGACGTCGGTGGCGGATACATGGTCGTGGCCGACGACGAGTCCAACACGCTGCGCCTGTACGACCGTTCCTCGTCCGGCGCGCCCGTGAAGAGCTGGGACGTCGGCCCGGAGCTCGGGGCGGACAAGGAGGTCGACATCGAGGGCGCGGCCCGGGTCGGCGACACCATCTACTGGACCGGATCGCTCGGCAACAACAAGGACGGCGAGTACAAGTCCGACCGCAACACCGTCTTCACCACGACGGTGACCGGCTCGGGCGCGGCCACCGCGCTGACGGTGGGTGGTAGGTACGGGAAGCTCCGGGACGATCTCGTCGCGTGGGACAAGGCCAACGGCAACCGGCTCGGCTTCGCCGCGGGCACGGCGGACGGCGAAGTGCCCAAGCAGATCGACGGGTTCAACATCGAGGGTCTGGAGTTCGCGCCCGGCTCGACGACCACCGCGTACCTCGGCTTCCGGGCACCACTGGTCCCGCCGAAGGCGGGCGGCAAGGCTCTGATCGTGCCCGTCACCAACTTCGACGAGGTGGCCGGCAGCGGGGCGAAGGCCGTCATGGGCGCGCCGATCGAGCTGGACCTCGGCGGGCTCAGCATCCGGGACATCCGCAAGAACGCCGCCGACCAGTACCTGATCGTGGCCGGTTCCTGGGCGGCCGACGGCAACTCCGACCCGTACGCCCTCTACGCCTGGGACGGGATCGCCTCGCACGCCCCGGTCAAGCGGGCCGATCTGCCGACCGCCGACGCGGGCGGCTGGGAGGCCGTCGTGGACGTTCCCGACCTCACCGTTCCGGGCGCCCGGACGCAGCTGATCACCGATGCCGGTTCGGCCGACCTGTACGGGGACGGCACGGAGGCGAAGGATCTCGACCACGCCGAGTGGAAGAAGTCCCGCGCCGTCCGGTTCACCGTCGGCGGCTGA
- a CDS encoding DMT family transporter: MGYGLLAAAIAAEVAGTTAMKYSEGFTRLWPSLITVTGYLVAFGLLAQTLKTLSVGTAYAIWAGIGTAAVAAIGILFMGESGSPVKLAGIALVIAGVVVLNLGGAH; encoded by the coding sequence ATGGGATACGGACTGCTGGCCGCGGCGATCGCGGCGGAGGTGGCCGGCACGACGGCCATGAAGTACAGCGAGGGCTTCACCCGGCTCTGGCCCTCGCTGATCACCGTCACGGGATACCTCGTGGCCTTCGGGCTGCTCGCCCAGACGCTGAAGACGCTGTCGGTGGGCACCGCATACGCGATCTGGGCGGGGATCGGCACCGCGGCCGTCGCCGCCATCGGCATCCTCTTCATGGGCGAGTCCGGCAGTCCGGTCAAACTGGCGGGCATAGCGCTGGTCATCGCCGGAGTGGTGGTGCTGAACCTGGGCGGGGCCCACTGA